In Paenibacillus guangzhouensis, a single window of DNA contains:
- a CDS encoding tetraprenyl-beta-curcumene synthase family protein: protein MSLTQQRQFTAPLNPIQLMIRVYRVILPGVKQSLGYWQEQAESITDEELRRQALASIATKQFHCQGGAVYAALDISQKDVLIPLIVAFQTISDYLDNLCDRSTSMDPVDFRQLHQSMLDAINPEASLQNYYEHHPEHEDDGYLHDLVSTCQHCIRQLPSYGKVMPYLEELVGLYVDLQVYKHIRHDLRESELTTWWEKHRNKSPHLYWNEFAAATGSTLGVFMLFAAATRADLTVREASDIRRAYFPHVCGLHILLDYLIDQEEDRLGGDLNFCNYYDEQETLYERMVMVVEGAREDVKHLPDSQFHRMVIEGLLALYLSDPKVSSQQHVKSVSKRLMRKSPLTRLFFWVNSLWIRKHKS, encoded by the coding sequence TTGAGTCTAACACAGCAGCGACAATTCACCGCACCACTTAATCCAATACAGCTGATGATCCGCGTGTATCGTGTTATTTTGCCAGGCGTTAAGCAGTCCCTTGGTTATTGGCAGGAGCAAGCGGAGTCGATTACTGATGAAGAGCTTCGTAGACAAGCGCTTGCGAGCATTGCGACCAAGCAGTTCCATTGTCAAGGTGGAGCGGTGTACGCAGCCCTGGATATATCGCAAAAAGATGTACTGATCCCACTTATTGTGGCGTTTCAGACGATCAGCGATTACTTGGATAATCTGTGTGATCGCAGCACCTCGATGGATCCTGTTGATTTTCGGCAGCTTCATCAGTCGATGTTAGATGCGATTAACCCCGAAGCTTCTCTTCAAAATTATTACGAACACCATCCGGAGCACGAAGACGATGGCTACCTGCATGATCTCGTATCAACTTGCCAACACTGCATCAGGCAGCTTCCTTCGTATGGCAAAGTCATGCCTTATCTCGAGGAATTGGTGGGCCTTTATGTTGATTTGCAAGTGTACAAGCATATACGTCACGATCTTAGAGAATCAGAGTTAACCACTTGGTGGGAGAAGCATCGGAATAAATCTCCTCATTTATATTGGAATGAATTCGCTGCGGCGACGGGCTCGACGTTAGGTGTATTCATGTTGTTCGCTGCGGCGACTAGAGCAGATCTTACTGTGCGTGAAGCGAGTGATATTCGAAGAGCTTATTTCCCGCATGTATGCGGCTTGCATATTTTGCTCGATTACTTAATTGATCAAGAAGAGGATCGTTTGGGTGGGGATTTGAACTTCTGCAACTACTACGATGAGCAGGAGACCTTATATGAACGGATGGTTATGGTCGTCGAAGGGGCAAGAGAAGATGTAAAACACTTGCCTGATTCGCAGTTCCATCGTATGGTGATAGAGGGATTGCTTGCGTTATATTTATCAGACCCGAAGGTGTCGAGTCAGCAGCATGTGAAATCCGTCTCCAAACGGCTTATGCGGAAAAGCCCGTTAACACGGTTATTTTTCTGGGTGAACAGTCTTTGGATACGTAAACATAAATCATAG
- a CDS encoding MFS transporter — protein MFRPTGSPRMQDFHWLRMFVFSLYTTTSLITAFFPLYFSGIGFSNVQIGFIYSIGPLISIFSNLIWGIASDKFRTIKKIMLILLVGQLFMVLLLTQSTSFAVICILMFVFNFFYSPINPLADTWAIMTMQKRGKNFMSIRIYGSFGFAIASLVLGFILKQTGAHITLWVCLLLTGCSLLIACFATDQQGAAAKKMELGGLLDILKQREVVWFFLLLLMVAVSHRFNDAFISPVLRGMGADETIIGWALSASSLSEIPVFFLLSKYGSRFKELPLLSIASFMYAVRFLLMSFVTDPAWVIVIQLMHSITFGIYFFTAVRYVTNIIPEEFRATGLAFFTIIWSSIAGLISGSVGGTLLDMSKETLYMTGASLAFIGAIGFMTRYLVARDQ, from the coding sequence ATGTTCAGACCAACCGGATCCCCTCGGATGCAAGATTTTCATTGGCTGCGAATGTTCGTATTCTCACTCTATACGACCACGTCGCTCATCACAGCCTTTTTCCCGCTCTATTTCAGCGGCATTGGATTTTCAAATGTTCAGATCGGCTTTATTTATTCTATTGGACCCTTAATCTCGATATTCTCGAACTTGATCTGGGGAATCGCCAGCGATAAATTCCGTACCATTAAGAAAATTATGTTGATTCTGCTTGTTGGGCAACTATTTATGGTCCTTCTGTTAACGCAGTCTACCTCATTTGCCGTGATTTGCATCCTGATGTTCGTATTTAATTTCTTTTATTCTCCAATCAACCCCTTAGCGGATACATGGGCAATCATGACGATGCAGAAGCGCGGAAAAAATTTCATGAGTATTCGGATTTATGGCTCATTCGGGTTTGCGATTGCATCCCTCGTGCTTGGCTTCATCCTGAAGCAGACCGGCGCTCATATTACATTATGGGTATGCCTTCTCTTGACCGGATGTTCCCTGCTCATCGCTTGCTTCGCAACAGACCAGCAAGGGGCTGCCGCCAAGAAAATGGAGCTTGGAGGGTTGCTAGATATTCTGAAGCAGCGCGAAGTCGTATGGTTCTTCCTATTACTGCTCATGGTCGCGGTGTCACACCGCTTCAATGATGCGTTCATCTCTCCTGTCTTGCGGGGCATGGGTGCCGATGAGACGATCATCGGCTGGGCCTTATCCGCATCATCGCTCAGCGAGATTCCCGTCTTCTTCTTGCTAAGCAAATACGGCTCGAGATTCAAGGAACTTCCGCTCTTGTCGATCGCAAGCTTCATGTACGCTGTTCGCTTCTTGCTCATGAGCTTCGTGACCGATCCGGCATGGGTCATTGTTATACAGCTTATGCACAGCATCACCTTTGGGATCTACTTCTTCACAGCCGTGCGCTATGTGACGAACATTATTCCGGAGGAATTTCGTGCGACAGGCCTTGCGTTCTTCACGATCATTTGGTCCTCCATCGCAGGGCTAATCAGTGGATCCGTTGGCGGAACTCTGCTCGATATGAGCAAAGAAACGTTATACATGACCGGAGCTAGTCTCGCATTTATCGGCGCCATTGGCTTTATGACGCGTTATTTGGTCGCAAGAGATCAATAA
- a CDS encoding nitroreductase family protein — protein MDFEQLKAIIHGRRSVRNYTDQSVAIADIEDLIDCARYAPSDTNSQTWEFIAITNRDLIKQIEQITWDQLHALAAVSETKGLSREARLLVKSFGPYATAFSNAPVLIICLATPYNSKFREKIFDPIELASENVWAEEGIKSSCLATQNLMLAAHAKGLATCPMTGPVLLAEHQLKELLEIPDDRQVNMVISLGYPADQPSKLPRKDVQDILRIIE, from the coding sequence ATGGATTTCGAACAACTCAAAGCAATTATTCATGGACGTCGAAGCGTCCGTAATTACACCGATCAATCAGTCGCGATTGCAGATATCGAAGATCTCATTGATTGTGCGCGTTATGCTCCAAGTGATACGAATTCACAGACTTGGGAGTTCATCGCCATTACGAATAGAGACCTGATCAAACAAATTGAGCAGATCACATGGGATCAACTGCATGCCCTTGCTGCCGTATCGGAGACGAAAGGGTTGAGCCGCGAGGCGCGCTTGCTCGTGAAGTCTTTCGGACCTTATGCAACAGCGTTCTCCAATGCGCCTGTCTTGATCATCTGCCTCGCAACGCCATACAACTCGAAATTCCGTGAGAAAATCTTCGACCCGATTGAACTTGCTTCGGAGAACGTATGGGCAGAAGAAGGCATTAAGAGCAGCTGCCTAGCGACGCAGAACCTAATGCTCGCAGCGCATGCCAAAGGGCTTGCGACATGTCCGATGACAGGGCCTGTCCTGCTCGCGGAACACCAGCTTAAGGAATTGCTCGAGATTCCAGACGACCGTCAAGTCAACATGGTCATCTCACTTGGCTATCCAGCTGATCAACCTAGCAAGCTGCCGCGGAAAGACGTACAAGACATTTTACGTATCATCGAATAA
- a CDS encoding cold shock domain-containing protein — MKGTVKWFNAEKGYGFIQVEGGDDVFVHFSAIQGEGFKTLEEGQSVEFEITQGNRGPQAASVTKL, encoded by the coding sequence TTGAAAGGAACAGTTAAATGGTTTAACGCAGAGAAGGGCTACGGTTTTATTCAAGTGGAAGGCGGCGACGATGTATTCGTTCATTTCTCCGCGATCCAAGGCGAAGGTTTCAAGACTCTAGAAGAAGGCCAATCGGTTGAATTTGAGATTACCCAAGGCAACCGCGGTCCACAAGCGGCTAGCGTAACGAAATTATAA
- a CDS encoding class I SAM-dependent methyltransferase, whose amino-acid sequence MSIYPAYEQQGVAMTCRSYEEYVRMFALTEPELGQGSILDVAGGASSFTAEANARGYKTIAADPLFHYDAEYLMRYAAEEIETSTAKLTRIQESFDWSFYGHPDQHRERRIKSAEQFIADYRSNPLHYTFAKLPELPFEDDSFQHVLCSHFLFLYADQFDQAFHLAAIHELLRVCAKGGRVLIYPLKSLQWADYPAMKSFIQSLRQEGHAVSFQTSQLPFIPGSSEFLEIKKFR is encoded by the coding sequence ATGAGTATTTATCCAGCTTATGAACAGCAAGGGGTAGCCATGACATGTCGTTCGTATGAAGAGTATGTGCGCATGTTCGCTCTGACGGAGCCGGAGCTTGGACAAGGAAGTATTCTGGATGTTGCGGGCGGTGCCTCGTCTTTCACCGCGGAAGCGAATGCCAGAGGGTATAAGACGATCGCTGCAGACCCGCTATTTCATTATGATGCGGAGTATTTGATGCGATATGCAGCAGAAGAGATTGAGACCTCGACCGCGAAGCTGACGAGAATTCAGGAATCCTTCGATTGGAGCTTCTATGGACACCCAGACCAGCACCGCGAAAGACGAATAAAATCAGCGGAGCAATTCATTGCCGATTATCGAAGCAATCCGTTACATTATACCTTTGCGAAATTGCCCGAACTTCCTTTTGAGGACGATTCCTTTCAGCATGTGTTGTGCAGTCATTTTCTTTTCTTATATGCAGATCAATTCGATCAAGCGTTCCACTTGGCAGCCATTCATGAATTATTGCGTGTCTGTGCGAAAGGAGGCAGGGTGCTAATCTATCCGTTGAAATCACTTCAGTGGGCCGATTATCCCGCGATGAAATCCTTCATTCAGTCACTTAGGCAAGAGGGTCACGCCGTGTCCTTCCAAACCAGCCAATTGCCTTTCATACCGGGCTCATCCGAGTTTCTTGAGATCAAAAAGTTTCGTTGA
- the pepF gene encoding oligoendopeptidase F: MSQVVKRQDVPKEDQWKLEDLFASQEAWDQEYKLVKEQLGKASSYQGKLTDATAVKGCFDLEDEISLHTERLYVYANMHHHEDTAEPTYQALSEKSKKLSVDVGEALSFITPEILSLSDEQLDLLINNADLSKYKFTLTEMKRQKAHVLSKAEEALLAQVGNISQAPNTIYGMINNADMKFPKIKDEKGVERELTHGSYIQFLESDNAEVRRNAFKAVYETYGKQKNTIAATLNANVSKNVFYARARKYPSVLEMSLYGDNIPKEVYTNLIDTIHEHLPLMHRYMELRKKLLKVDELHMYDLFAPLVEEFKMDITYEQAKEMVKESLKPLGDDYLNNLQHGFNDGWIDVHENEGKRSGAYSWGAYGTHPYVLLNHKDNLNSMFTLAHEMGHALHSFYSDTNLEYRDAQYTIFLAEVASTLNEALLMNYMLKKAENDPKMKMYLLTYYADQFRTTVFRQTMFAEFEKIIHERAEQGDALTPQELSKIYYDLNLQYYGKGMVVDKDIEMEWARIPHFYTSFYVYKYATGFSAATSFAKQILDEGAPAVERYLGFLKSGGSDYSINILKRAGVDMSSPQPIREAMDVFKQLIEDMEKLTS; this comes from the coding sequence ATGAGTCAAGTCGTTAAGCGTCAGGATGTACCCAAAGAAGATCAATGGAAGTTAGAAGATTTATTCGCTTCACAAGAGGCTTGGGATCAAGAATACAAGCTCGTGAAAGAACAGCTCGGCAAAGCATCCTCCTATCAGGGCAAATTAACGGATGCCACCGCAGTCAAAGGTTGCTTCGACTTAGAAGACGAGATTTCACTACATACAGAGCGGCTCTATGTGTATGCGAACATGCATCATCATGAAGATACCGCTGAACCTACATACCAAGCATTATCCGAAAAATCCAAGAAACTTAGCGTTGATGTCGGTGAGGCACTATCATTTATTACCCCGGAAATATTATCATTGTCTGATGAGCAGCTCGATCTTCTCATTAATAATGCCGATCTCAGCAAATATAAATTTACACTCACAGAAATGAAACGGCAGAAGGCACATGTTCTCTCCAAAGCAGAGGAAGCCTTGCTCGCACAAGTCGGCAATATTTCGCAAGCACCGAATACAATTTACGGCATGATCAATAACGCGGATATGAAGTTCCCGAAGATCAAGGATGAGAAAGGCGTGGAACGTGAATTAACCCACGGCAGTTACATCCAGTTCCTCGAGAGCGATAATGCAGAGGTGCGCAGAAATGCGTTCAAAGCGGTCTACGAGACGTATGGCAAGCAAAAAAATACGATTGCAGCCACACTGAATGCCAATGTCAGCAAGAACGTCTTCTACGCACGTGCTCGGAAGTATCCATCCGTCCTGGAGATGTCGCTCTATGGTGATAACATACCAAAAGAAGTGTATACGAATCTCATCGATACCATCCATGAGCATTTGCCGCTCATGCACCGCTATATGGAGCTGCGCAAGAAATTGCTGAAAGTCGATGAACTTCATATGTATGATTTATTCGCACCGCTGGTCGAAGAGTTCAAAATGGATATTACCTACGAACAAGCCAAAGAAATGGTCAAGGAAAGCTTAAAGCCATTAGGCGATGATTATCTGAACAATCTGCAGCATGGATTCAACGATGGCTGGATCGATGTCCACGAGAATGAAGGCAAACGCAGCGGCGCATACAGCTGGGGCGCTTACGGTACGCACCCTTATGTGCTCTTGAACCACAAAGACAATCTCAACAGCATGTTTACGTTAGCCCACGAAATGGGTCATGCGCTGCACTCTTTCTATTCCGATACGAACTTGGAATATCGCGATGCGCAATATACGATCTTCTTGGCTGAGGTTGCTTCTACCTTGAACGAAGCCTTGCTTATGAACTACATGCTGAAGAAGGCCGAGAACGATCCCAAGATGAAAATGTACCTGCTTACGTATTATGCGGATCAATTCCGTACGACCGTCTTCCGTCAGACGATGTTCGCGGAGTTCGAGAAAATCATTCACGAGCGTGCGGAGCAAGGCGATGCGTTAACACCGCAGGAACTCTCCAAGATTTATTACGATCTGAACCTGCAGTATTATGGTAAAGGCATGGTTGTCGATAAAGATATTGAGATGGAGTGGGCACGTATCCCTCATTTCTACACCAGCTTCTACGTCTATAAATACGCGACAGGCTTCTCTGCCGCAACAAGCTTTGCGAAACAGATCCTTGATGAAGGCGCACCTGCCGTTGAACGCTATCTTGGCTTCCTGAAGAGCGGCGGCAGTGACTATTCCATCAATATTCTGAAGCGCGCTGGGGTTGATATGTCCTCGCCGCAGCCAATTCGAGAAGCGATGGATGTGTTCAAGCAATTGATCGAAGATATGGAGAAGCTCACGAGCTAA
- a CDS encoding LapA family protein has protein sequence MKIQWSLILGLVFALITAIFAVINVDPVQVNLLFGVVQVPLILLILGCTLLGGLIVGSYGIYLQYRLQRKLKATKAELQHVIDATGYTYPESPDALSSAHPSNPDEEKSNHEPTL, from the coding sequence ATGAAGATTCAATGGTCATTAATACTGGGACTCGTATTTGCACTTATTACAGCGATCTTTGCTGTCATTAATGTAGATCCCGTCCAAGTGAATTTATTATTCGGTGTCGTTCAAGTCCCGCTGATTCTGCTCATCTTGGGATGTACTTTACTAGGCGGTCTCATCGTCGGTTCCTACGGGATCTATCTGCAATACCGACTACAGCGCAAGCTAAAGGCGACCAAAGCAGAATTGCAGCATGTTATTGATGCAACCGGCTATACATATCCAGAATCACCAGATGCGTTATCATCTGCACATCCATCTAACCCAGACGAGGAGAAATCGAATCATGAACCTACCCTTTAA
- a CDS encoding M42 family metallopeptidase: protein MNLPFNQDYVLDFLEEILNTPSPTGYTHHIMARIEAEARALGFEFERTKKGCGIISVPGNDPSRTIGLTAHVDTLGAMVRSINARGTLRITPVGGYMMNAIENEYCTIHTRDGRIYSGTILTTHPSVHVYSDARDFKRDEANMEVRIDELVHTKEDVLNLGIRTGDYISFDPRAVILDNGYVKSRHLDDKASVAALFGILESIHRDRWTPAYNLKLIITNYEEIGHGGSYIPAEIDELIAVDMGAMGDDLACTELDVSICAKDSSGPYDYGMTSKFIRLAEREQIQHVVDIYPYYGSDASAALRGGNNIKAALIGPGVHASHGMERTHIQAVMNTAKLLAAYVTETE, encoded by the coding sequence ATGAACCTACCCTTTAACCAAGACTATGTCCTTGATTTTCTTGAAGAAATTCTAAATACACCGAGTCCAACGGGCTACACGCACCATATTATGGCACGCATCGAGGCTGAAGCGCGGGCGCTTGGCTTCGAATTTGAACGCACGAAGAAAGGCTGCGGAATCATTAGCGTTCCTGGGAATGATCCATCCCGAACCATCGGGCTGACCGCCCATGTCGATACGCTCGGCGCTATGGTTCGTTCCATCAATGCGCGTGGAACACTCCGCATTACGCCAGTCGGCGGTTATATGATGAACGCGATTGAGAATGAGTACTGCACCATCCATACGCGCGACGGACGGATCTATAGCGGAACAATCCTAACAACCCATCCATCGGTTCACGTCTACAGTGATGCGCGTGACTTCAAACGTGACGAAGCGAACATGGAAGTGCGAATCGATGAACTCGTCCATACCAAGGAAGACGTCCTGAATCTCGGCATTCGGACAGGCGATTACATCTCGTTCGATCCTCGCGCGGTCATCCTCGATAACGGCTATGTGAAATCTCGCCATTTGGATGACAAAGCAAGCGTCGCTGCACTGTTCGGCATTCTGGAATCCATCCACCGCGACCGCTGGACGCCTGCTTATAATTTGAAATTGATCATTACCAATTATGAAGAAATTGGACACGGCGGTTCCTATATTCCGGCGGAAATCGATGAATTGATTGCGGTCGATATGGGTGCAATGGGAGACGATCTTGCATGCACCGAGCTTGATGTATCGATCTGTGCCAAAGACTCCTCCGGCCCTTATGATTACGGCATGACGAGCAAATTTATCCGGCTTGCTGAACGCGAGCAGATCCAGCACGTCGTTGATATTTACCCTTATTACGGCTCAGATGCATCTGCAGCGCTTCGCGGCGGCAATAACATTAAGGCTGCGCTCATCGGGCCTGGTGTTCATGCCTCCCATGGTATGGAACGCACGCATATTCAAGCCGTCATGAATACAGCCAAATTGCTTGCGGCTTATGTAACCGAGACGGAATAA